In one Paramormyrops kingsleyae isolate MSU_618 chromosome 18, PKINGS_0.4, whole genome shotgun sequence genomic region, the following are encoded:
- the LOC111840428 gene encoding uncharacterized protein, with amino-acid sequence MGHSCCVNGCHTKSHDRHGRKVDLNMRFFRFPTWKRGYGQQVEELTERRRVAWVAAVRRKDITFNTISPFMRVCSRHFHKGQPAYEMMETDPDWAPSLHLGHTYVAPTDTARAERRCRREQLRKEKLRAAEVVVERDAGLREIKEEDVTPEPGEESSEQHTEEGTPGTEEVGQLHAKEWTHEAGGGSDELTTENKIQITSHTVTQTECDLCVLRRAEINRLLEENRALRLELHECRISDGFFGDNDEKVKYYTGLPNLGTFMTLFNFLVPLMHGQRKTLTPFQMLLLTFMRLRLDLPPQHLAHLFRVSLKTVYRTFNETVSFLHANLKCSIVWPDRETLHKIMPHEFVEAFGHRVAVIIDCFEILTEKSSDLKVRAQMFSSYKHHHTMKYLIGITPRGTICFLSKGWGGGTSDKHITLNSGFLDNLLPGDIVLADRGFDVKDRVGMLCAEVKPPAITKGCCQLAARGVEETREIAHLRVHVERVIRNVCKKYKILSGTIPVTMILPCEGEDVTMLDKVVTVCSALTNQCPVIV; translated from the exons ATGGGACACTCGTGCTGTGTGAATGGCTGCCATACTAAGTCACATGATAGACatggcagaaaggtggacctcaacatgagattttttcggtttcccacttggaaaagagGGTATGGACAGCAGGTAGAGGAGTTAACGGAGAGGCGTCGGGTGGCCTGGGTCGCAGCGGTGAGACGAAAGGATATCACATTCAACACGATATCTCCCTTCATGCGTGTTTGCTCTCGGCATTTTCATAAAG GACAACCAGCTTATGAAATGATGGAGACTGACCCTGACTGGGCACCATCCCTACATCTGGGCCATACATATGTTGCACCCACAGACACTGCTCGTGCTGAAAGACGATGTAGACGCGAGCAGCTACGGAAAGAGAAGCTGCGAGCAGCAGAGGTGGTGGTCGAAAGGGATGCAGGACTTAGAGAGATAAAGGAAGAGGATGTCACACCAGAGCCTGGTGAAGAAAGCAGTGAGCAACACACTGAGGAGGGGACACCTGGCACTGAAGAAGTTGGACAGCTACATGCCAAAGAGTGGAcacatgaggcaggaggaggaagtgATGAGCTCACCACTGAGAACAAGATACAGATCACCAGTCACACCGTGACACAGACTGAATGTGACTTGTGTGTGCTCAGGCGTGCAGAAATAAACCGCCTATTGGAAGAAAACAGAGCGCTGCGCCTTGAACTCCATGAGTGCAGGATATCCGATGGTTTCTTTGGAGACAATGATGAAAAAGTAAAGTACTATACAGGTCTGCCAAACCTGGGAACCTTTATGACATTATTCAATTTTTTGGTACCTCTCATGCATGGTCAAAGGAAAACTCTCACCCCATTTCAAATGCTCCTGTTAACTTTCATGCGCCTTCGATTGGATCTGCCTCCACAACACCTAGCTCATCTGTTTCGTGTTTCCCTAAAGACAGTGTACAGAACATTCAATGAAACGGTGTCATTTTTACATGCAAACTTGAAGTGTTCAATTGTATGGCCCGATAGAGAGACACTGCACAAAATTATGcctcatgagtttgtggaggccTTTGGACACAGAGTGGCAGTGATTATTGACTGTTTTGAGATTTTAACTGAGAAATCATCAGATCTGAAAGTGCGTGCCCAGATGTTTTCCAGCTACAAGCACCACCACACTATGAAATACTTGATAGGTATTACACCCAGGGGGACCATTTGTTTCTTATCAAAAGGCTGGGGAGGTGGTACAAGTGACAAACATATAACCCTGAACAGTGGGTTTCTTGATAATCTCTTGCCTGGGGACATTGTCTTGGCTGACAGAGGTTTTGATGTAAAGGACCGTGTGGGCATGTTGTGTGCAGAGGTCAAACCTCCAGCGATCACAAAAGGCTGCTGTCAGTTAGCGGCTAGAGGTGTGGAGGAAACTAGAGAAATAGCACATTTGAGAGTCCATGTTGAAAGGGTCATTCGAAATGTTTGTAAGAAATATAAAATCTTATCAGGAACCATTCCCGTCACCATGATTCTTCCATGTGAAGGTGAAGACGTCACAATGCTGGATAAGGTTGTCACTGTGTGCTCTGCCTTGACAAATCAATGCCCAGTTATAGTTTAA